The following are encoded in a window of Gramella sp. MT6 genomic DNA:
- a CDS encoding TolC family protein, which translates to MKVLHRSLLILTILTFGSVWSQEQVLTKEEVIARALEENFGIRLANNEVEIADNNQSIWNSGYLPTLTGLAGANYDLNDRITEPENGDIVDQQGIESNRYNASINLGYTLFDGLGRYYNYKSLKEQYDLSQLDARETVENSILQIMSVYYEVARLSENIDVLEETLEISQNRVTRAQYQFEYGQANNLVVLNARVDVNNDSIALIETEQQLRNTKRDLNVLLNREINDNQFQVDTTVNFVSELELESFVDEAEINNVSLLQIEQNLEISDYDIKISKSGYLPTVDLTGSYGWNRNRSAATAFFPGSTTTADGFAAGVSLRWDIFDSGRTNVLIQNSKIRYQSQEIRKQQIESEVKRDIANALGNYRNKLYILKVQQQNVDTNLDNFNRSQEQYKLGRITSIEFRQAQINLLDARTSLNLAKYDAKLAELQVLQLTGQLLNVEL; encoded by the coding sequence ATGAAAGTACTACATAGATCACTCCTCATTCTTACTATTCTCACTTTCGGTTCTGTATGGTCTCAGGAGCAAGTGTTAACCAAAGAAGAAGTAATTGCCAGGGCACTGGAAGAAAATTTCGGAATTAGACTCGCGAATAATGAGGTAGAGATCGCAGATAATAACCAGAGTATCTGGAATTCCGGATACCTGCCAACACTTACCGGTTTGGCCGGTGCCAACTATGATCTGAATGACAGGATAACCGAGCCTGAAAATGGAGATATAGTTGATCAGCAGGGAATAGAAAGCAACAGGTATAATGCCTCTATAAATTTGGGGTATACCCTTTTTGATGGTCTTGGCCGGTATTATAATTATAAGAGCCTTAAGGAACAATATGACCTTTCCCAGCTAGATGCCAGGGAAACAGTGGAGAATAGCATCTTACAGATCATGAGCGTGTATTATGAAGTAGCACGATTATCTGAAAATATTGACGTTCTTGAAGAAACTCTGGAAATATCCCAGAACCGGGTCACGCGGGCGCAATATCAGTTCGAGTACGGACAGGCGAATAATCTGGTGGTTTTGAATGCCAGAGTAGATGTGAATAACGATAGTATCGCGTTGATTGAAACTGAACAACAATTGAGAAATACAAAGAGGGATCTTAATGTTTTGTTGAACAGGGAAATCAATGATAATCAGTTTCAGGTTGATACCACGGTAAATTTTGTTTCAGAACTCGAATTGGAGAGTTTTGTGGACGAAGCTGAAATAAACAATGTTTCGCTACTTCAAATAGAACAGAATCTTGAGATTAGCGATTATGATATCAAGATTAGTAAAAGCGGATATCTTCCAACTGTGGACTTAACGGGTTCCTACGGATGGAATCGGAATAGAAGTGCCGCTACGGCCTTCTTTCCCGGATCTACTACTACAGCCGATGGTTTCGCTGCTGGAGTAAGCCTTAGATGGGATATTTTTGATAGTGGTAGAACCAATGTACTAATTCAGAATTCCAAGATCAGGTATCAAAGCCAGGAAATAAGAAAACAACAAATTGAAAGCGAGGTAAAAAGAGATATTGCCAATGCGTTGGGTAATTATCGCAATAAACTTTATATTTTGAAGGTACAACAGCAAAATGTAGATACTAACCTCGATAACTTTAACCGGTCTCAGGAGCAGTATAAGCTTGGTAGGATCACCTCGATCGAGTTCAGGCAGGCGCAGATAAATCTTCTGGATGCACGAACAAGTCTGAATCTCGCTAAATATGACGCTAAACTAGCCGAGCTGCAGGTGCTTCAATTGACGGGGCAGTTATTGAATGTAGAGTTATAG
- a CDS encoding CPXCG motif-containing cysteine-rich protein, with protein MFEHFFQCPYCWEEISVLLDPSVSQQTYIEDCEVCCRPIEFRVAFEDGELIEFQASDIEQ; from the coding sequence ATGTTCGAACATTTTTTTCAATGTCCTTATTGCTGGGAAGAGATCTCGGTACTTTTAGATCCATCTGTCTCTCAGCAAACCTATATAGAGGATTGCGAGGTCTGCTGCCGCCCTATCGAATTCAGGGTTGCCTTTGAAGATGGTGAACTCATTGAATTCCAAGCGTCTGACATAGAGCAGTAA
- a CDS encoding STAS/SEC14 domain-containing protein has product MIKSFELAGHIVGIMVDKDVTKEYIQEFHSRIEKKLEEHDNINLFCEIMPGNEVPLKLLLKDLQFKFQNSHQINKMAVVTDLTWIRGVMDVNDIFVSTKVESFELKDRLEAIHWISH; this is encoded by the coding sequence ATGATAAAAAGTTTTGAACTTGCGGGCCATATAGTTGGCATTATGGTAGATAAGGATGTCACCAAAGAATATATTCAGGAATTTCACTCCCGTATAGAGAAGAAACTGGAAGAGCATGATAACATAAACCTCTTTTGTGAAATTATGCCAGGTAATGAGGTGCCTTTAAAGTTACTTTTGAAAGACCTTCAATTCAAATTTCAAAATTCTCACCAGATTAATAAGATGGCGGTAGTAACAGATCTCACATGGATCAGGGGTGTTATGGACGTGAATGACATATTTGTTAGTACTAAAGTGGAGTCTTTTGAGCTGAAGGACAGGCTCGAAGCAATTCATTGGATTTCCCATTAA
- a CDS encoding calcium/sodium antiporter, producing MLFQILLLIVGFVLLIKGADWLINGASSLARARNVPDLIIGLTIVAFGTSAPELIVNTVAAFEEREELVFGNVIGSNNFNLFLILGVTGLISPLVVQRNTIRKEIPISLVATLILFFLANNFISSESVLTRFDGVILFALFLAFLIYIKKQLSNKPEESISVPQDISNLKIAGLIFIGLIGLVLGGKLVVDSASNIAGYFGVSEKIIGLTIVAAGTSLPELATSVMAGIKKNADIAVGNIVGSNIFNILLILGCSAMVKPLVYDPVFNTDVYILLGGTVFLIIFMFTGKKKKLDRWEALVLLTTYLAYTIWLVLKEV from the coding sequence ATGTTGTTTCAAATTTTACTCTTAATTGTTGGTTTTGTATTATTGATCAAAGGAGCAGACTGGCTTATAAATGGAGCCTCAAGTCTGGCTAGAGCCAGGAATGTTCCAGACCTTATTATTGGATTAACCATAGTAGCTTTTGGTACCTCGGCACCAGAACTAATTGTGAATACTGTAGCAGCTTTCGAAGAGAGGGAAGAGTTGGTCTTTGGGAATGTGATTGGAAGTAATAATTTCAATTTATTCCTTATTCTGGGCGTTACCGGTTTAATTAGTCCATTGGTGGTTCAGAGAAACACGATTAGAAAGGAGATTCCTATTTCCTTAGTGGCTACACTTATCTTATTTTTTCTTGCCAATAATTTTATTTCCAGTGAGTCTGTTTTAACCAGGTTCGACGGGGTAATACTTTTCGCCCTTTTTCTGGCATTTCTAATTTATATCAAAAAACAACTGAGCAATAAACCAGAGGAGAGTATTAGTGTACCCCAGGATATTTCCAATTTAAAAATAGCCGGACTTATATTTATCGGGCTTATTGGTTTGGTATTGGGTGGAAAACTAGTGGTAGATAGCGCTTCAAACATTGCCGGTTACTTTGGCGTAAGTGAAAAGATAATTGGTCTAACCATTGTTGCGGCCGGGACTTCCCTGCCAGAACTTGCGACCTCGGTCATGGCAGGTATTAAAAAGAATGCAGATATCGCCGTAGGTAACATTGTAGGTTCTAATATTTTCAACATTTTACTGATACTGGGATGTAGTGCCATGGTAAAACCTTTGGTTTATGATCCAGTTTTTAATACAGACGTTTATATTTTATTAGGTGGAACAGTATTTCTAATCATCTTTATGTTTACAGGTAAGAAAAAGAAGTTAGATAGGTGGGAAGCCTTAGTTCTATTGACTACTTATCTGGCATATACGATTTGGCTTGTATTAAAAGAGGTTTAA
- a CDS encoding lipid-binding SYLF domain-containing protein, with translation MKNLNSYLSKIGLLALFITIVSCGPGKAGDADTLMQDATEAKAAMIQADANVAELFTNSAGYAIFPNVGKGAYVIGGASGNGIVYENGQNVGYANLKQVDVGLQVGGKAYREVLFFKNQEDLEDFKRGEYELSANASAVAIEKGKSKTVTFQDGVAVVTMPKAGAMVGVSVAGQRFGYTEM, from the coding sequence ATGAAAAATTTAAATAGTTACTTAAGTAAAATAGGTCTATTGGCCTTATTTATTACAATAGTAAGTTGCGGACCTGGAAAAGCTGGTGATGCAGACACCCTGATGCAAGACGCCACAGAGGCAAAAGCTGCGATGATTCAGGCAGATGCTAATGTAGCAGAGCTATTTACTAATTCTGCAGGTTATGCTATTTTCCCGAATGTTGGAAAAGGAGCTTATGTTATTGGAGGCGCTTCTGGAAACGGAATAGTTTATGAAAACGGCCAAAACGTTGGTTACGCTAACCTGAAACAAGTAGATGTAGGACTTCAGGTAGGTGGTAAAGCTTATAGAGAAGTTCTTTTCTTCAAGAATCAAGAAGACCTTGAAGATTTTAAAAGAGGTGAATATGAACTTTCTGCAAACGCCTCAGCTGTCGCAATTGAAAAAGGAAAATCCAAGACGGTAACCTTTCAGGATGGTGTGGCTGTAGTTACAATGCCAAAAGCAGGAGCAATGGTAGGAGTATCTGTTGCCGGACAAAGATTTGGATACACAGAAATGTAA
- a CDS encoding helix-turn-helix transcriptional regulator: protein MKNKIKVLRAEFDLTQAQLADKLAVSRQTINAIEKGKFDPSLPLAFKISKLFRKPIEEIFEEEK, encoded by the coding sequence ATGAAGAACAAGATCAAAGTCTTACGTGCGGAGTTCGATCTAACACAAGCACAGTTAGCAGATAAATTGGCCGTTTCCAGGCAGACGATCAATGCTATTGAAAAAGGTAAGTTTGATCCCAGTTTACCACTGGCATTTAAGATCTCTAAACTTTTCAGAAAACCTATAGAAGAAATATTTGAGGAAGAGAAATGA
- a CDS encoding MgtC/SapB family protein, protein MEIDIYEFLLKIGAAAFAGLLMGLERQFKGKPAGLKTNMLVSLGASGFIVISLLFSEAAGTDMTRIVGQVVVGVGFLGAGVILHGEEGKKVEGLATAATIWCSAAAGCFAGFGLFLPLLIFTVFVVVINLVFGYLNIKLKNHTNHDN, encoded by the coding sequence ATGGAAATTGATATTTATGAGTTTCTTTTAAAAATTGGTGCCGCCGCCTTTGCAGGTTTACTTATGGGTTTGGAGAGACAGTTCAAAGGTAAACCTGCAGGTTTGAAAACGAACATGCTTGTATCCCTTGGAGCCAGTGGGTTCATTGTAATATCCCTGCTATTTAGTGAAGCTGCCGGAACAGACATGACCAGGATTGTTGGTCAGGTAGTGGTTGGAGTCGGCTTTCTGGGAGCCGGCGTCATTCTGCATGGAGAAGAAGGAAAAAAAGTGGAGGGTCTTGCCACGGCTGCAACTATCTGGTGCAGTGCGGCTGCAGGTTGCTTCGCCGGATTTGGTTTATTTCTTCCTCTATTAATTTTTACCGTTTTTGTAGTGGTAATTAATTTAGTGTTTGGATATTTGAATATAAAGCTGAAGAATCATACAAATCATGATAACTAG
- a CDS encoding DUF4403 family protein: MYMKDELNSQNINITVPVIIGYSVLDKYLRQKLVGEIISKESSNGKTSNYAQVLDVAISKSEAEDYDLCLEIDLQTLTSLFKNKQVKIYFHAALELDRENQHISLKDYEIDGKTKNWLADQLLETVLNKWMYDKLKKKMNFNFMPQIEEKLGSLNEKLENKLEAKEGVHLIGSLDNLEISNLKAGENELWISVSVTGTGMVELEKLEL, from the coding sequence ATGTATATGAAGGATGAATTGAACAGTCAGAATATTAATATCACTGTTCCGGTTATTATAGGATACTCGGTTCTGGATAAATATCTCAGACAGAAATTAGTAGGAGAAATAATTAGCAAGGAGAGCTCTAACGGTAAAACGTCTAATTATGCCCAGGTTCTTGATGTTGCTATAAGCAAGAGCGAAGCCGAAGACTATGATCTTTGTCTGGAAATTGATCTCCAAACCTTAACCAGCCTTTTCAAAAACAAACAGGTAAAGATATATTTCCATGCAGCCCTGGAACTGGACCGCGAAAATCAGCATATTTCATTAAAGGATTATGAGATAGACGGTAAGACCAAAAACTGGTTGGCAGATCAATTACTGGAAACTGTTTTGAATAAATGGATGTATGACAAGCTTAAAAAGAAAATGAATTTCAATTTCATGCCTCAAATAGAAGAAAAGCTAGGATCTCTTAATGAAAAATTGGAAAATAAGCTGGAAGCCAAAGAAGGTGTTCATTTAATTGGCTCCTTAGATAACCTGGAGATCTCCAATCTTAAAGCAGGAGAAAATGAACTCTGGATCTCTGTATCTGTTACCGGCACGGGAATGGTAGAACTGGAAAAGCTAGAACTTTAA
- the hemN gene encoding oxygen-independent coproporphyrinogen III oxidase: MPSKLIGKYNIPGPRYTSYPTVPYWDDKQFSLKEWKSSIARSFNESNASEGISLYIHLPFCESLCTFCGCNKRITKNHGVEIPYIRSVVREWEMYCDLLGKRPVIKELHIGGGTPTFFSAENLSLLINGIFSLARKSEDAELSFEGHPNNTTKEHLETLASLGFSRVSYGVQDYNTKVQHAIHRIQPFENVKSATDNARKAGFSSVGHDIIFGLPFQTKEDIVHTIERTMELMPDRIAFYSYAHVPWIKGNGQRGFKDEDLPGAEEKREQYETGKQMLLEAGYVEIGMDHFALRSDSLFRSVENKTIHRNFMGYTSSKTQAMIGLGVSAISDSWYGFAQNVKGVEEYEKLVYDGIFPVFRGHILTEEDLVIRKHILNLMCKFKTSWYTRNEFFTDLPDVLIGLREMQKDGLIEIDSNYLVVTEKGRPFVRNICMAFDRRLQRNKPETKLFSMTV; encoded by the coding sequence TTGCCTTCAAAATTGATCGGGAAATATAATATTCCCGGTCCACGATACACTAGTTATCCAACAGTTCCCTATTGGGACGATAAGCAGTTTTCTTTAAAAGAATGGAAATCTTCAATTGCCAGAAGTTTTAATGAGAGCAATGCTTCTGAAGGAATAAGCTTATATATTCATTTACCTTTTTGTGAAAGCCTTTGTACTTTTTGTGGTTGTAACAAAAGGATCACCAAAAATCATGGCGTTGAAATTCCTTATATACGCTCTGTTGTAAGGGAATGGGAAATGTACTGTGATCTATTAGGAAAAAGGCCGGTAATAAAAGAACTTCATATTGGTGGAGGTACTCCAACTTTCTTTTCTGCGGAAAACCTTAGTTTGCTTATCAATGGAATATTTAGCCTAGCTCGTAAGTCTGAGGATGCCGAATTGAGCTTTGAAGGACATCCCAATAATACAACTAAAGAGCATCTTGAAACCCTGGCTAGCCTTGGCTTTAGCAGGGTAAGTTATGGTGTACAGGATTATAATACAAAAGTACAGCACGCCATACATCGGATTCAACCTTTTGAAAATGTAAAATCGGCCACTGATAATGCCCGGAAAGCAGGATTTTCTTCAGTAGGCCATGATATCATTTTCGGACTTCCTTTTCAAACTAAAGAAGATATTGTTCATACTATAGAGAGGACCATGGAATTAATGCCAGATCGAATAGCCTTTTATAGCTATGCCCATGTTCCATGGATCAAAGGAAATGGTCAGAGAGGTTTTAAAGATGAAGATCTTCCTGGGGCAGAGGAAAAAAGAGAACAATACGAAACCGGAAAGCAGATGTTGCTGGAAGCAGGTTATGTAGAAATTGGTATGGACCATTTTGCTTTAAGATCTGATAGCTTGTTCAGGTCTGTGGAAAATAAAACCATACATCGCAATTTTATGGGGTATACCAGTTCCAAAACGCAGGCGATGATTGGCCTGGGAGTTTCAGCAATTAGTGACAGCTGGTATGGCTTCGCTCAGAATGTGAAGGGAGTGGAAGAATATGAAAAATTAGTATATGACGGAATCTTCCCGGTGTTCCGGGGGCATATACTTACAGAGGAAGATCTTGTAATTAGAAAACATATTCTTAATCTCATGTGTAAATTCAAGACTTCCTGGTATACTCGTAATGAATTCTTTACAGATCTGCCAGATGTGTTGATAGGTTTAAGGGAAATGCAAAAAGACGGACTTATAGAAATAGATAGCAACTATCTGGTGGTAACCGAAAAGGGTAGACCATTTGTAAGGAATATTTGTATGGCTTTCGATAGAAGACTGCAAAGGAATAAACCTGAAACCAAATTATTTTCAATGACCGTTTAA
- a CDS encoding LuxR C-terminal-related transcriptional regulator, which translates to MILYESEFLQINFEEENNCFVQFWKKSPKCYSKLKDEFLEFIELYKKYCPEKTLWLQQNFQLPINLETHRWIEENVNIPGVNYGNEKVAFVVGKDVLVHLSVMNYFEEDNSVIHPLHFATEKEARQWLNGQKDNCKNSTSIKILFEGVDAEGNSIIKIKRPSKDITSTLLSIGHVIDENNFIKSNISKYSRLTKREKEIMVIFSKGFRQQEVADQLFISIETLRTHWKNIKKKLDIKSIADVSKYVNAFDMK; encoded by the coding sequence ATGATTCTTTATGAGAGTGAATTTCTTCAGATCAATTTTGAAGAAGAAAATAATTGCTTTGTTCAATTTTGGAAAAAATCACCAAAATGCTATTCTAAATTAAAAGATGAGTTTTTAGAATTCATTGAACTTTATAAGAAATATTGCCCAGAAAAAACACTTTGGCTTCAACAGAATTTTCAGTTACCAATCAATTTAGAAACCCATAGGTGGATAGAAGAAAATGTGAATATCCCAGGTGTAAATTATGGAAATGAAAAAGTTGCTTTTGTAGTGGGTAAGGATGTTCTCGTACACTTAAGCGTTATGAACTATTTCGAAGAAGATAATTCTGTTATTCATCCTCTTCATTTTGCGACGGAAAAAGAGGCCAGACAATGGTTAAATGGCCAAAAAGACAATTGTAAGAACAGTACCAGCATCAAGATCCTTTTTGAAGGAGTTGATGCAGAAGGAAATTCGATTATAAAGATCAAAAGACCTTCCAAGGATATTACAAGTACACTGTTATCTATAGGTCACGTGATCGATGAAAACAATTTCATAAAATCTAATATTTCCAAATATTCCAGGCTTACCAAAAGAGAAAAAGAGATCATGGTCATTTTCTCAAAGGGATTCCGCCAGCAAGAAGTAGCCGACCAATTATTTATTTCTATCGAAACCTTGAGAACACATTGGAAAAACATCAAAAAGAAACTAGACATCAAGTCTATTGCAGATGTAAGCAAATATGTGAATGCTTTTGATATGAAATAA
- the deoC gene encoding deoxyribose-phosphate aldolase codes for MLQLKDYIDHTLLAATATEAEIRNLCEEAKEHGFYAVCVNSSYVSLAKDFLKDSSVKLAATIGFPLGASSRPAKIQEARTAVSDGAKEIDMVINIGFFKDGKYDEVRSEIQEIKKAIGNKILKVIIETCYLTDKEIAKATELVMQAGAEYVKTSTGFGSRGASLKDIEIMKKVVKDKVKIKASGGIRDAETASKYIDLGVSRIGTSSGIKIISNK; via the coding sequence ATGTTACAATTGAAGGATTATATAGATCATACCTTATTGGCTGCAACAGCCACAGAGGCCGAGATCAGGAACTTGTGCGAAGAGGCAAAAGAGCATGGGTTTTATGCGGTTTGTGTTAATAGCAGTTATGTTTCTCTTGCAAAGGATTTTCTAAAAGATTCATCGGTAAAGCTTGCAGCTACTATAGGTTTTCCGTTAGGAGCCTCTTCAAGGCCTGCAAAAATTCAGGAAGCACGAACCGCAGTTTCAGATGGGGCAAAGGAGATAGATATGGTCATTAATATTGGTTTTTTTAAAGATGGAAAGTATGATGAGGTTAGATCTGAAATTCAGGAAATTAAAAAAGCGATCGGTAATAAAATTCTTAAGGTCATCATAGAAACCTGTTATTTAACCGATAAGGAGATTGCCAAAGCCACAGAACTGGTGATGCAGGCCGGTGCTGAGTATGTGAAGACCTCTACTGGTTTTGGAAGTCGGGGCGCCAGTTTAAAGGATATCGAGATCATGAAGAAAGTGGTTAAAGACAAGGTGAAGATCAAAGCATCTGGTGGCATCAGAGACGCTGAAACTGCCAGTAAATATATAGACCTTGGCGTTTCCCGCATCGGAACTTCTTCAGGTATTAAAATTATTTCGAATAAATAA
- the deoD gene encoding purine-nucleoside phosphorylase, which produces MSIHIEAKKGDIAETVLLPGDPLRAKWIAETFFENSVCYNDVRGMLGYTGTFEGKKVSVQGTGMGIPSAMIYCHELIKEYGVKTLIRVGSAGAFQPDLNLMDIVIAMSASTNSSVNRDRFNGADYAPTADFDLLMKAVEYAREHKIDFRAGNVLSSDIFYDDDPDYYKKWADHGVLCAEMETAGMYTLAAKFGVKALSILTISDSLVNGEEVSSEVRENKLNEMVRIALNTF; this is translated from the coding sequence ATGAGTATTCATATTGAAGCAAAAAAAGGGGACATTGCAGAAACTGTACTTCTTCCCGGCGACCCTTTAAGGGCTAAATGGATTGCAGAAACATTCTTTGAAAATAGTGTTTGTTATAATGATGTTCGGGGGATGCTGGGGTATACCGGTACTTTTGAAGGTAAAAAGGTATCTGTTCAGGGTACCGGCATGGGTATTCCTTCTGCGATGATCTATTGTCACGAACTAATAAAAGAATATGGTGTGAAAACCCTAATTAGGGTTGGGAGTGCCGGAGCATTTCAACCAGACTTGAATTTAATGGATATCGTTATTGCCATGTCTGCATCTACAAATTCATCGGTAAACAGGGATCGTTTTAATGGAGCCGATTATGCTCCAACAGCAGATTTCGATCTATTGATGAAGGCTGTGGAATATGCCAGAGAGCACAAAATCGATTTTAGGGCCGGAAATGTACTTTCATCAGATATCTTCTATGACGACGATCCTGATTATTACAAAAAATGGGCTGATCATGGTGTGCTTTGTGCGGAAATGGAAACTGCCGGAATGTATACCCTGGCAGCAAAATTCGGAGTAAAAGCCTTGTCTATACTTACAATTTCAGATTCACTGGTAAATGGAGAGGAGGTTTCTTCAGAAGTAAGGGAAAATAAATTAAATGAAATGGTCAGGATCGCGCTTAATACTTTTTAA
- a CDS encoding DUF6544 family protein, whose product MRILFMVMLFLHLLIHLIGFAKANQWMDTASGTKMISQTQGILWLLVSILLLVTIILFILRKPAWILLSIPVVITSQILIILNWDEAKYGTIFNLIILIVLIFSVAGWKFENKYKEDKVQAILSNPGNNEIISKKDLEHLPVIVQNYIVYSGFVGKPKIENFQLSFTGEMREQNKKWFKFRSEQLNIIRSPARYFFMKAIFKGIPTKGYHRYDGITARMTIKPFSIFKVIDIQTSELLISEMVTWLNDLCIFSPGALIDKKFAWEEIGENTVKVKFGSKGKEVSAVLEINEKGQLINFFSNDRYSVDHNKQYMFSTPVGGYQNFNGYRLASYGEAIWHYPEADFVYGKFELKKAKYNLHA is encoded by the coding sequence ATGAGAATCCTGTTCATGGTGATGCTGTTTCTTCATCTGCTAATCCATTTAATTGGGTTCGCAAAGGCAAATCAATGGATGGATACGGCTTCTGGGACCAAAATGATTTCCCAAACCCAGGGAATTCTCTGGTTACTGGTTTCTATTCTGTTATTAGTAACTATTATCCTTTTCATTTTAAGAAAACCCGCCTGGATCCTGTTATCCATTCCCGTGGTCATAACCTCGCAAATTCTAATTATTCTTAACTGGGACGAGGCTAAATATGGAACTATTTTCAATTTAATCATCTTGATTGTTCTCATTTTCTCTGTAGCTGGCTGGAAATTTGAAAATAAATACAAAGAAGATAAGGTCCAGGCTATTCTATCTAATCCCGGCAATAACGAGATCATTTCAAAAAAAGACCTGGAACATCTCCCGGTGATCGTTCAAAATTATATCGTTTATTCAGGTTTTGTAGGTAAACCTAAAATTGAGAATTTCCAATTAAGCTTTACCGGAGAAATGAGGGAGCAGAATAAGAAGTGGTTCAAATTCAGGTCTGAACAATTGAATATCATAAGATCTCCAGCAAGGTATTTCTTCATGAAAGCCATTTTTAAAGGTATTCCTACGAAGGGTTATCATAGATATGATGGAATAACTGCAAGAATGACCATTAAACCGTTTTCAATTTTTAAGGTTATCGATATTCAAACCAGCGAACTCCTGATCTCTGAAATGGTCACCTGGCTCAATGATCTCTGCATTTTTTCACCCGGAGCACTAATCGACAAGAAATTCGCCTGGGAAGAAATTGGAGAAAATACAGTGAAGGTGAAATTTGGCAGTAAGGGAAAAGAAGTTTCTGCAGTTCTCGAGATCAATGAAAAAGGACAGCTTATCAACTTCTTTTCGAATGACAGATACTCTGTAGATCACAACAAGCAATATATGTTCTCCACACCTGTTGGAGGTTATCAAAATTTCAACGGGTATAGATTAGCAAGTTACGGGGAAGCCATATGGCATTATCCGGAAGCCGATTTCGTATATGGAAAATTTGAATTGAAGAAGGCCAAATATAACCTGCACGCTTAG
- a CDS encoding universal stress protein yields the protein MKTILVPVDFSEHSEYALEVAASIAKKQDAEIIVVHMMGLNESYLTRDEQQEVFNAIYFMKLTKQRFDKFLKKDYLKGIDVTQAVKTHKLFNEINEVAGEYEADLIVMGSHGAAGVKEVFIGSNTEKVVRTSNIPVLVIKERIPNFKIEKAVFVTDFELDTLNSFMKARSFFKVFNVVPRVLFINIPEKFLSTNEMKLKAYNFLIDVGMDNKKFQDDIVFYNDYTAEKGIFNYCNEENIDAIAIPTHGRKGLGHFFYGSIGEDVANHANIPVVTFKI from the coding sequence ATGAAAACTATCCTTGTTCCCGTAGATTTTTCAGAACATTCTGAATATGCCCTCGAAGTAGCTGCCAGCATCGCAAAAAAACAAGATGCTGAAATTATTGTAGTCCATATGATGGGACTCAATGAATCTTACCTAACCAGAGATGAGCAACAGGAAGTTTTTAATGCCATATACTTTATGAAACTTACCAAGCAGCGCTTTGATAAGTTTCTAAAAAAGGATTATTTGAAAGGTATTGATGTTACCCAAGCTGTAAAAACGCATAAGCTATTCAATGAGATAAATGAAGTTGCCGGAGAATATGAAGCAGACTTGATTGTGATGGGTTCTCACGGAGCTGCCGGAGTTAAGGAAGTTTTCATTGGTTCCAATACCGAAAAGGTGGTTAGAACTTCAAATATACCTGTACTTGTTATCAAAGAAAGAATTCCCAACTTCAAGATTGAAAAAGCAGTCTTTGTTACAGATTTTGAGCTGGACACCCTTAACTCATTCATGAAGGCCAGAAGTTTCTTCAAGGTTTTTAATGTGGTTCCGAGAGTACTTTTCATAAATATTCCAGAGAAATTTTTGAGCACCAATGAAATGAAATTGAAGGCCTACAACTTTCTGATAGATGTAGGAATGGATAATAAAAAATTCCAGGACGATATTGTCTTTTATAACGATTATACCGCCGAGAAAGGAATCTTCAATTACTGTAATGAGGAAAATATAGATGCCATAGCCATTCCTACACACGGCAGGAAAGGTCTGGGCCATTTCTTTTACGGCAGTATAGGAGAAGATGTTGCCAATCATGCGAATATTCCGGTAGTTACATTTAAGATCTAA